Proteins encoded together in one Telopea speciosissima isolate NSW1024214 ecotype Mountain lineage chromosome 4, Tspe_v1, whole genome shotgun sequence window:
- the LOC122659466 gene encoding zinc finger A20 and AN1 domain-containing stress-associated protein 7-like: MGGKAPENPSRCANGCGIFGKPATLNLCSKCYRDFSLQEAKRCSPIKSSKPLQLPLLPSSSFGSPVEISNPTVLAGAINESSPVVMMKNNKCMSYSKKVGLLGFNCRCGSTFCSKHRFPEMHVCFFNYKVVGQEAIAKANPLVKSEKIERL, translated from the coding sequence ATGGGAGGGAAAGCACCCGAAAACCCTTCTCGCTGTGCAAACGGATGTGGTATCTTTGGCAAACCAGCAACCCTTAACCTCTGCTCCAAGTGTTATAGGGACTTCTCTCTCCAAGAAGCCAAACGCTGCTCtccaataaaatcgtcaaaacCCCTGCAACTACCACTCCTCCCCTCATCGTCTTTTGGAAGTCCTGTTGAGATTTCTAATCCCACAGTCCTTGCCGGTGCCATTAATGAATCATCTCcggtggtgatgatgaagaataatAAGTGTATGAGTTACAGCAAGAAAGTAGGGTTGCTAGGGTTCAACTGTAGGTGTGGAAGTACTTTCTGCTCAAAGCATAGGTTCCCTGAGATGCATGTCTGTTTCTTCAACTACAAGGTTGTGGGTCAAGAAGCTATTGCTAAGGCTAATCCATTGGTCAAGTCTGAAAAGATTGAGAGGTTATGA